Proteins found in one Triticum aestivum cultivar Chinese Spring chromosome 4D, IWGSC CS RefSeq v2.1, whole genome shotgun sequence genomic segment:
- the LOC123099799 gene encoding uncharacterized protein, with amino-acid sequence MTLVDYIDLDYDEYYVKLDVIDLTTDEDTSKGSTRYCKNHDSASKGCMVQGCTNVAHGGTPLCICHGSRMHKKRGCAVSGCTKGACSGSQGRTDRCVKHGGGKRCKYDGCGKGAQGNTDFCIAHGGGRRCKFQGCGKSAQGRTDYCIKHGGGRRCMVLGCNMSAAYGTDFCSMHRTSLLSGYNSAHEMLPAPAPECRAKEAEPSKRRNSHSVTGGERAQKRQNTDEYVNNIRSFSDVEMVEEKGRVLICQNNTLKAQ; translated from the exons ATGACATTAGTGGATTATATTGACTTGGACTATGATGAGTATTATGTCAAATTAGATGTTATTGATTTGACCACTGATGAAGATACATCCAAGGGAAGTACAAGGTATTGCAAGAACCACGACAGTGCTTCAAAGGGCTGCATGGTTCAAGGTTGTACAAATGTTGCACATGGAGGCACACCTCTATGCATTTGCCATGGTTCAAGGATGCACAAAAAGAGGGGCTGTGCTGTCAGTGGATGCACCAAGGGAGCGTGTAGTGGCAGTCAAGGCCGCACAGACCGTTGTGTGAAGCACGGTGGCGGCAAGAGATGTAAATATGATGGTTGTGGGAAGGGTGCTCAAGGGAACACGGATTTTTGCATTGCGCATGGTGGGGGAAGGCGTTGCAAGTTTCAAGGATGCGGGAAAAGTGCACAAGGGCGAACTGATTATTGTATCAAACATGGTGGCGGCCGACGCTGCATGGTTCTAGGATGTAACATGAGTGCAGCATATGGGACTGATTTCTGCTCTATGCATAGAACAAGTTTGCTGAGTGGCTATAATTCTGCCCATGAAATGCTGCCAGCACCAGCGCCTGAATGTCGGGCCAAGGAGGCAGAACCATCCAAAAGAAGAAACTCACACTCAGTGACTGGAGGGGAAAGGGCTCAAAAAAGGCAGAACACCGATGAATATGTTAACAACATTAGAAGCTTCAGTGATGTTGAG ATGGTAGAGGAAAAGGGCAGAGTTTTGATTTGTCAGAATAATACGCTGAAGGCACAGTGA